A part of Vigna radiata var. radiata cultivar VC1973A chromosome 11, Vradiata_ver6, whole genome shotgun sequence genomic DNA contains:
- the LOC106777298 gene encoding uncharacterized protein At5g65660, which yields MEGQDLSPSHIDTSRPSLGFPLGTALLLIIIFSLSGMFSCCYHWDKLRSFRQSLSHPHPQPSLTQSQPSMVKQNKGQSLPVLMPGDELPKFIAMPCPRQPSRPDTIVVTVDSPPLKPPQPVAPFC from the exons ATGGAGGGCCAAGATCTCTCCCCATCCCACATCGACACATCTCGACCATCCCTCGGCTTCCCCTTGGGCACTGCCCTCCTCTTGATCATAATCTTCAGCCTCAGCGGCATGTTCTCCTGCTGCTACCACTGGGACAAGCTACGCTCTTTTCGCCAATCTCTCTCTCATCCACACCCTCAACCCTCCCTCACCCAATCCCAACCCTCCATG GTTAAGCAAAACAAAGGTCAGAGCTTGCCAGTGTTGATGCCTGGGGATGAACTGCCCAAGTTCATAGCCATGCCTTGCCCGCGCCAACCTTCGCGCCCGGATACCATTGTTGTCACCGTCGACAGCCCGCCCCTCAAACCGCCGCAGCCGGTGGCGCCTTTCTGTTAG